A region from the Pelodiscus sinensis isolate JC-2024 chromosome 11, ASM4963464v1, whole genome shotgun sequence genome encodes:
- the HMCES gene encoding abasic site processing protein HMCES isoform X1 — protein MCGRTACALGADGIRRACVYRDIHGRTRHPEWRDADKYSPSYNKSPQSNSPVLLSRRHFEKDADSSERVLAAMRWGLVPSWFRESDPSKMQYKTSNCRSDTMMEKLSYKGPLVKGRRCVVLADGFYEWQQHNGKKQPYFIYFPQPKQETADGKDDDEKWKSWKLLTMAGIFDCWEPPGGGDALYTYTIITVDASKSLSAIHNRMPAILDGDEAIRKWLDFPEVPTQEALRLIHSTENIAFHPVSAIVNNSRNNTPECLAPIELELKKETKASTSSKMMLNWLKNKSPKKEEDDLPRWSSQFIQITATPKRSSASLMQQWLKKEEEDPCAKKPKTQ, from the exons ATGTGTGGGCGCACGGCCTGCGCTCTAGGAGCAGATGGCATCCGCCGAGCCTGTGTGTACCGTGATATCCATGGTAGAACAAGACACCCTGAATGGAGAGATGCTGATAAATACAGCCCTTCCTACAATAAGAGTCCCCAGTCCAACAGTCCTGTGCTGCTTTCCCGACGACACTTTGAGAAG GATGCTGACTCTTCTGAACGTGTCCTTGCGGCTATGCGCTGGGGACTGGTCCCATCCTGGTTTAGAGAATCTGACCCTTCCAAAATGCAGTATAAAACCTCCAACTGTCGCAGTGATACCATGATGGAGAAACTCTCCTACAAG GGACCTCTGGTAAAGGGCAGGCGCTGTGTAGTGCTGGCAGATGGATTCTATGAATGGCAGCAGCACAATGGAAAGAAGCAACCCTATTTTATTTACTTCCCACAACCCAAGCAAGAAACG GCAGATGGGAAAGATGATGATGAAAAGTGGAAAAGCTGGAAGTTACTTACCATGGCTGGAATTTTTGATTGCTGGGAGCCCCCTGGTGGAGGGGATGCATTGTACACTTACACCATCATCACAGTAGATGCTTCTAAAAGCTTAAGTGCCATTCATAACAG GATGCCAGCTATCCTGGATGGGGATGAGGCTATCAGGAAATGGTTGGACTTTCCAGAGGTACCAACGCAGGAAGCCCTTAGGCTCATCCACTCTACAGAGAACATTGCTTTCCATCCAGTTTCTGCTATAGTAAACAACTCCAGAAACAATACACCAGAATGCCTTGCTCCCATTGAGTTAGAACTGAAGAAG GAGACCAAAGCCAGTACTAGCAGCAAAATGATGttgaactggttaaaaaacaagTCTCCCAAGAAAGAGGAAGATGATTTGCCTAGATGGTCCAGTCAGTTCATCCAGATTACTGCTACACCCAAGAGAAGCAGTGCAAGCTTAATGCAACAGTGGctgaagaaggaagaggaggatccTTGTGCAAAGAAGCCCAAAACTCAGTGA
- the HMCES gene encoding abasic site processing protein HMCES isoform X2 produces the protein MCGRTACALGADGIRRACVYRDIHGRTRHPEWRDADKYSPSYNKSPQSNSPVLLSRRHFEKDADSSERVLAAMRWGLVPSWFRESDPSKMQYKTSNCRSDTMMEKLSYKADGKDDDEKWKSWKLLTMAGIFDCWEPPGGGDALYTYTIITVDASKSLSAIHNRMPAILDGDEAIRKWLDFPEVPTQEALRLIHSTENIAFHPVSAIVNNSRNNTPECLAPIELELKKETKASTSSKMMLNWLKNKSPKKEEDDLPRWSSQFIQITATPKRSSASLMQQWLKKEEEDPCAKKPKTQ, from the exons ATGTGTGGGCGCACGGCCTGCGCTCTAGGAGCAGATGGCATCCGCCGAGCCTGTGTGTACCGTGATATCCATGGTAGAACAAGACACCCTGAATGGAGAGATGCTGATAAATACAGCCCTTCCTACAATAAGAGTCCCCAGTCCAACAGTCCTGTGCTGCTTTCCCGACGACACTTTGAGAAG GATGCTGACTCTTCTGAACGTGTCCTTGCGGCTATGCGCTGGGGACTGGTCCCATCCTGGTTTAGAGAATCTGACCCTTCCAAAATGCAGTATAAAACCTCCAACTGTCGCAGTGATACCATGATGGAGAAACTCTCCTACAAG GCAGATGGGAAAGATGATGATGAAAAGTGGAAAAGCTGGAAGTTACTTACCATGGCTGGAATTTTTGATTGCTGGGAGCCCCCTGGTGGAGGGGATGCATTGTACACTTACACCATCATCACAGTAGATGCTTCTAAAAGCTTAAGTGCCATTCATAACAG GATGCCAGCTATCCTGGATGGGGATGAGGCTATCAGGAAATGGTTGGACTTTCCAGAGGTACCAACGCAGGAAGCCCTTAGGCTCATCCACTCTACAGAGAACATTGCTTTCCATCCAGTTTCTGCTATAGTAAACAACTCCAGAAACAATACACCAGAATGCCTTGCTCCCATTGAGTTAGAACTGAAGAAG GAGACCAAAGCCAGTACTAGCAGCAAAATGATGttgaactggttaaaaaacaagTCTCCCAAGAAAGAGGAAGATGATTTGCCTAGATGGTCCAGTCAGTTCATCCAGATTACTGCTACACCCAAGAGAAGCAGTGCAAGCTTAATGCAACAGTGGctgaagaaggaagaggaggatccTTGTGCAAAGAAGCCCAAAACTCAGTGA